A section of the Alkalihalobacillus sp. LMS39 genome encodes:
- a CDS encoding TFIIB-type zinc ribbon-containing protein, with product MIVHYKCPNCSDDMGFDSQSGKLSCPSCGRNETIETYDENLISMTFEEEEAKEYHCENCGASVITEADTTATSCSFCGAGVVLIDRLSGELAPAKVIPFTISKDEAMAAFKKWCKNGRLTPKRFMSGNRVKEITGMYVPFWMYDLNSKVKVHATGKKIRTYTRGNYIYTETKYYDVFRDINLDYAKVPVDASERLNDELMDKLEPYNYSDLKPFKTPYLAGYLAEKYNFTDEQLFSRVKSKIQRFIDSYVGSTISGYSSVHYNRQDINTEQRKSFYVLLPVWMVYYDHDKQEHTFAMNGQTGKVVGKPPISYGKVAAWFSSVAGGTFLVMKLISLAFGGGLL from the coding sequence GTGATCGTCCATTATAAATGTCCGAATTGTAGTGATGATATGGGCTTTGATAGTCAATCTGGTAAACTATCATGTCCGAGCTGTGGTCGGAATGAAACAATCGAAACATATGATGAAAATTTAATTTCGATGACATTTGAAGAAGAAGAAGCAAAAGAATATCATTGTGAAAACTGTGGTGCGTCCGTTATTACTGAAGCTGATACGACGGCAACATCATGTAGCTTTTGTGGTGCGGGAGTTGTCTTGATCGACCGTTTATCGGGAGAGCTTGCCCCTGCCAAAGTAATTCCATTTACAATTAGCAAAGATGAAGCAATGGCGGCTTTTAAAAAATGGTGTAAAAATGGGAGATTAACTCCAAAAAGGTTTATGTCTGGAAACCGGGTAAAAGAAATCACAGGCATGTATGTTCCTTTTTGGATGTATGATTTAAATAGTAAAGTTAAAGTTCATGCAACAGGGAAAAAAATCCGTACCTATACGAGAGGCAACTACATCTATACAGAAACAAAGTATTATGATGTGTTTCGGGATATTAATCTTGATTATGCAAAAGTTCCTGTTGATGCATCAGAACGGTTAAATGATGAATTAATGGATAAATTAGAGCCATATAATTACTCGGATTTAAAACCGTTTAAAACACCTTATTTAGCTGGTTATTTAGCAGAAAAATATAATTTTACAGATGAGCAATTATTTTCTCGTGTGAAATCAAAGATTCAACGATTTATAGACTCTTATGTAGGCTCAACAATATCCGGATACAGTTCGGTTCATTATAATCGTCAAGATATTAACACTGAGCAAAGAAAAAGCTTTTATGTGTTACTTCCGGTATGGATGGTGTACTACGATCATGATAAGCAGGAGCACACATTTGCGATGAATGGGCAAACTGGTAAAGTCGTAGGAAAACCACCGATAAGCTATGGAAAAGTAGCCGCCTGGTTTTCAAGTGTTGCTGGGGGAACCTTTCTCGTCATGAAACTCATCTCACTCGCCTTTGGGGGTGGGTTACTATGA
- a CDS encoding TPM domain-containing protein has protein sequence MMKKSVAIILFFLLIPLTMTFAETKQLIYDFAELLTEEEKLALEEMAHEYATKHETDFIILTTNGTDGKGIERFMGDLYDENKLGNSHPNGNAVILSIDMDEREINISGFGKGEDYLDFNRLEVIQDEIFPYLADGHYTHAFQKYMEMADEYLMSEPAIYSEQNIFFELWFQLLVSIAVGASVVGVMLYNTGGKVTTNQSTYMDTRTSRVVSSRDAYVRKTVTKRKKPSNNNKNSSGFGGSGGRMTGGGRSHSSSTRRF, from the coding sequence ATGATGAAAAAAAGCGTTGCAATTATTCTCTTTTTTCTTCTTATTCCTTTAACAATGACGTTCGCTGAAACAAAACAATTGATTTATGATTTTGCCGAGTTATTAACCGAAGAAGAAAAGTTGGCACTAGAAGAAATGGCTCATGAATATGCTACTAAACATGAAACCGACTTTATTATTCTAACAACCAATGGTACGGATGGAAAAGGCATCGAGAGGTTTATGGGTGACCTCTATGACGAAAATAAATTAGGAAATAGTCATCCTAATGGTAATGCAGTTATTTTATCGATTGATATGGACGAAAGAGAAATTAATATATCAGGATTTGGAAAAGGAGAAGATTATCTTGATTTTAACAGACTAGAAGTTATTCAAGATGAAATTTTTCCGTATTTAGCTGACGGTCATTATACTCATGCGTTTCAGAAATATATGGAAATGGCAGATGAATATTTGATGAGTGAACCAGCAATATATTCTGAACAAAACATCTTTTTTGAGCTTTGGTTTCAATTGCTTGTCTCTATCGCTGTCGGAGCGAGTGTTGTTGGGGTAATGCTTTACAATACCGGTGGAAAAGTAACGACAAATCAAAGTACATATATGGATACAAGAACATCACGAGTCGTTTCAAGTCGAGATGCCTATGTGAGAAAAACAGTTACAAAGAGGAAAAAACCTTCAAATAACAATAAAAATAGTTCAGGTTTTGGTGGAAGTGGGGGACGAATGACTGGTGGCGGTCGTTCCCATAGTAGCAGTACAAGACGATTCTAA
- a CDS encoding SPFH domain-containing protein — protein MKSFFKGQLSSVIEWKEFRDDMLFWKWNESEVKKGSRLILRPSQHAIFLQSGKIEGIFTESGNYDVESDIIPFLSTLKGFRFGFNTGMRAEVLFVNTKLFQVKWGTKSPIYLNVPQLQLPGGVPIRANGTYSFKIDDYIGLIENIAGIKESYVVEDVKSIVSANLNALLMKWIQKEGKDMFNLQANALEISRGLTEDFDMNVISKGIKITEFNIASISYPDEIKAKITEMASQGMIGNEDRYDRIRMTDAVTDAIRNGGGNSGGSGMGGTANEIAGMMMGMNMAGHMMKGMNQQMNPNYQQPQQPQPYPNQYQQPQQSQPYPNQYQQPQQSQPYPNQHQQPQQPQAQPHSQQGEASGNQGSASSSSIPNFCPNCGAKTSGMNFCGNCGHKLA, from the coding sequence ATGAAATCATTTTTTAAAGGTCAATTATCAAGTGTAATAGAATGGAAAGAATTCCGCGATGACATGTTATTTTGGAAATGGAATGAAAGTGAAGTTAAAAAAGGAAGTAGATTAATCCTTCGTCCTAGTCAACATGCAATTTTTTTACAAAGTGGAAAAATTGAAGGGATTTTCACGGAAAGTGGAAATTATGATGTGGAATCTGATATTATACCGTTTTTATCAACATTAAAAGGATTTCGCTTCGGGTTTAATACAGGAATGCGAGCTGAAGTTTTATTTGTAAATACAAAGCTATTTCAAGTAAAATGGGGCACAAAAAGTCCGATTTATCTTAATGTCCCCCAACTCCAATTACCAGGCGGTGTACCAATTCGTGCAAATGGAACATACAGTTTTAAGATTGATGACTATATCGGGTTAATCGAAAACATTGCCGGGATAAAAGAGAGTTATGTGGTAGAAGATGTGAAGTCCATTGTTTCCGCGAACTTAAATGCCCTTCTTATGAAATGGATTCAAAAAGAAGGGAAAGATATGTTTAACCTTCAAGCGAACGCACTTGAAATCTCACGTGGTTTAACAGAGGATTTTGATATGAACGTCATAAGTAAAGGAATCAAAATTACTGAATTTAATATTGCTAGCATTAGTTATCCAGACGAGATTAAAGCAAAGATAACTGAAATGGCATCACAAGGCATGATTGGCAATGAGGACCGCTATGACCGAATAAGGATGACTGATGCGGTGACAGACGCAATTCGTAATGGTGGAGGAAATAGTGGTGGCAGTGGTATGGGAGGAACAGCAAACGAAATCGCCGGTATGATGATGGGCATGAATATGGCTGGGCATATGATGAAAGGAATGAATCAACAGATGAATCCAAATTATCAACAGCCACAACAACCACAACCATATCCGAATCAATATCAACAACCACAGCAGTCACAACCATACCCAAATCAGTATCAACAACCACAGCAGTCACAGCCATACCCGAATCAGCATCAACAACCACAGCAACCACAGGCTCAACCTCATAGTCAACAAGGGGAGGCTTCAGGTAATCAAGGAAGTGCAAGTAGTTCATCGATTCCAAATTTTTGTCCAAATTGTGGAGCGAAAACAAGCGGTATGAACTTCTGTGGGAACTGTGGGCATAAGTTAGCATAA
- a CDS encoding TasA family protein has translation MSIKKKLGMGILSAALGISLIGGGTFAYFSDTAVQTNTFASGTIDLDVAPEVIVDLENLKPGDWMKRSFELQNNGSLPIKYVTLGTDYTVTDLNGNAVDPELAAQYADSIIVQFLKNTTGNKDYNVILELSLHELNTMTPEDLATKLNKEVKYVVLPIVGKIPVGFHDVKYQGIGVNESHDFDVKFVFEETGENQNHLQGLELELTWTFEGFQEDGQRR, from the coding sequence ATGAGTATTAAAAAGAAATTAGGTATGGGAATTTTATCAGCAGCACTAGGAATTTCATTAATTGGTGGGGGAACGTTTGCGTATTTCAGTGATACTGCAGTACAAACGAATACATTTGCTTCAGGTACGATTGATTTAGATGTAGCACCAGAAGTGATTGTTGACCTAGAAAATTTAAAACCTGGTGACTGGATGAAGAGATCATTTGAACTTCAAAACAACGGGTCACTACCAATTAAATATGTGACTTTAGGAACTGATTATACGGTAACAGACTTAAATGGAAATGCAGTAGACCCTGAGTTAGCAGCTCAATATGCAGATTCTATTATTGTTCAGTTCTTAAAAAATACAACTGGAAACAAAGATTATAATGTCATTCTTGAGTTATCTCTACATGAATTAAATACAATGACTCCGGAAGATTTAGCTACAAAGTTAAACAAAGAAGTGAAATATGTTGTCCTACCGATCGTAGGCAAGATTCCAGTTGGGTTCCATGATGTGAAATACCAAGGAATTGGTGTTAATGAATCTCATGATTTCGACGTGAAGTTCGTTTTTGAAGAAACAGGTGAAAATCAAAACCATCTACAAGGTTTAGAGTTAGAACTTACTTGGACATTCGAAGGCTTCCAAGAAGATGGACAAAGAAGATAA
- the tapA gene encoding amyloid fiber anchoring/assembly protein TapA — translation MRSLRSVKKSKKYKKLIVFAQILAIWYASILSLSLVTSDTVAYFNDSKKTSFSIQSGTWWDGSKLTFVKHNTENIKSCEPHSITAQIKNEGFDMMDGTEYEVVYWPTDNRNPQHKGDVIYEGAIDPIGKNEIVTLQFEAEKEGSYKFKAYQRPGFNDNYDTREEIWSHKIMMNCKGKQEKEANSDVVEEVEESKEEAEIIEKEENVEAPIIEEEEINRKEEKEESAKNSKEEATDKSVNEEEKEVMETSSDDSLEEIVNSQSEKEGEDE, via the coding sequence ATGAGGAGTCTTCGTAGTGTTAAAAAAAGTAAAAAATATAAGAAGTTAATTGTATTTGCGCAAATCCTTGCGATTTGGTATGCGTCCATTCTATCACTTTCACTCGTTACATCAGATACTGTTGCTTATTTCAATGATTCAAAAAAGACATCATTTTCTATTCAATCTGGGACATGGTGGGACGGTAGCAAACTTACATTTGTAAAACATAACACTGAAAATATTAAATCTTGTGAACCACATTCTATTACGGCTCAAATAAAAAATGAAGGCTTTGATATGATGGATGGAACAGAATATGAAGTTGTCTATTGGCCCACTGACAACCGAAATCCTCAACATAAAGGCGATGTCATCTATGAAGGAGCCATTGATCCGATCGGAAAAAACGAAATCGTTACTCTCCAGTTTGAAGCAGAAAAAGAGGGTTCCTATAAATTTAAAGCATATCAACGTCCAGGCTTTAATGATAATTATGATACGCGAGAAGAAATTTGGAGTCATAAAATTATGATGAACTGTAAAGGTAAACAAGAAAAAGAAGCAAACAGTGATGTGGTAGAAGAAGTCGAGGAAAGTAAAGAAGAGGCAGAAATCATAGAGAAAGAAGAGAATGTTGAAGCCCCTATAATAGAAGAGGAAGAAATAAACAGGAAAGAAGAAAAAGAAGAGTCTGCTAAAAATAGTAAAGAAGAAGCCACTGATAAATCAGTAAATGAGGAAGAGAAAGAAGTAATGGAAACTTCAAGTGATGATAGTTTAGAGGAAATAGTAAATTCTCAATCTGAAAAAGAAGGTGAAGACGAGTGA
- a CDS encoding signal peptidase I encodes MMKWSSRLISFVLFITLIFLVFIVISTKASGGDPELFGYQLKTVLSGSMEPEFKTGSVIAVKPGGDMTKFTEGDVITFMENETKLVTHRVIGVVESGEHVMYETKGDNNKAPDSSLVLSENVVAEYTGFTIPYLGYIGNFAQSKEGAALLLILPGLFLVLYSGVTMWQAINQLEKENKKRAKAERAEQLKELM; translated from the coding sequence ATGATGAAGTGGAGTAGTCGGCTAATCAGTTTTGTATTGTTTATAACATTGATATTTTTAGTTTTTATCGTCATTTCTACTAAAGCATCGGGTGGGGATCCTGAACTATTTGGCTATCAATTAAAAACAGTATTGTCTGGATCGATGGAACCCGAATTTAAAACAGGGTCTGTCATTGCAGTGAAACCTGGTGGTGATATGACAAAATTTACTGAAGGTGACGTTATTACGTTTATGGAAAATGAAACAAAGCTAGTAACCCACCGTGTCATTGGTGTGGTTGAAAGTGGCGAACATGTAATGTATGAAACAAAAGGGGATAACAATAAAGCACCAGATAGTAGTTTAGTTTTATCTGAAAATGTCGTAGCTGAATATACTGGATTTACGATACCTTATTTGGGATATATAGGAAATTTCGCGCAATCAAAAGAAGGAGCTGCATTATTGTTAATTTTACCGGGGTTATTCCTTGTCCTATATTCAGGTGTGACAATGTGGCAAGCGATTAATCAACTTGAAAAAGAGAATAAAAAGAGAGCAAAAGCTGAAAGAGCTGAACAACTAAAAGAGTTAATGTAA
- a CDS encoding LPXTG cell wall anchor domain-containing protein yields MGKRKKGITGFIIGVSTLLIVLFNIQANMHTFAAAKSIFISTSPDNLLFAVDNMKPGDWSERSLTIQNRGDSDFYYNTEVTLLSGSEKLYKEFLLEIKDGNVLLYEGKINEFTGIVPRHLKARHEEKLDFTIRFPTHLGNEFQGLEFQSEFLFFAEGQEGLQPEQPRNPESDRQKPIRPGEEIKEDTILPSTATNTYNFLIIGIIAVILGSMIYMYRRKEKEKKTSHL; encoded by the coding sequence ATGGGAAAGAGAAAAAAAGGAATAACTGGCTTTATCATAGGAGTTTCAACATTACTAATTGTTTTGTTCAACATCCAAGCAAACATGCATACCTTTGCGGCAGCTAAGTCTATATTCATTTCCACGTCTCCTGATAATTTATTATTTGCCGTAGACAATATGAAGCCAGGCGACTGGTCAGAACGTTCTTTAACAATTCAGAATCGTGGAGACTCAGATTTTTATTATAATACAGAAGTAACATTACTTAGTGGTTCGGAAAAGCTATATAAAGAGTTTTTATTAGAAATCAAAGACGGAAATGTTCTTTTATATGAGGGGAAAATTAATGAATTTACGGGTATTGTTCCGCGGCATTTAAAAGCGCGACATGAAGAGAAGCTCGACTTTACGATTCGTTTTCCCACTCATTTAGGGAATGAGTTTCAAGGTTTAGAGTTTCAGTCAGAGTTTTTATTTTTTGCGGAAGGTCAAGAGGGACTTCAACCAGAACAACCTAGAAATCCTGAAAGTGACCGACAAAAGCCAATAAGGCCTGGCGAGGAGATAAAAGAAGATACCATTCTCCCTTCCACAGCAACAAACACGTATAATTTCCTTATTATAGGAATAATAGCAGTTATTCTAGGATCAATGATTTATATGTATCGTCGAAAAGAGAAAGAAAAAAAGACTTCACATTTATAA
- a CDS encoding OmpA family protein, whose amino-acid sequence MKQSIPLISTLFILFALILTGCNSGEEVEKIAEKEPQQPEVVEEPEETQDEEIEEVIEEEIAPEANLGDYEVEMTAIAKVDGDIIRVLGESNLLPGSRIRVHLESITRTGLHVPISDNTTVDDQGNFEARINPLDSKEFRLIVSFRANQRDEVLAHYGEGNAEIEGPLVYREENNEGEIQQIAKLEKVIQLQEDVTEFSFDIPERVERPEDYGENNVWIEAEIRNDHRYMYVHGRSNLLEGTGLFAEYWYSENDHLPQNNSFKPLTNINPDGTFEIMVRYTSLGKEGFVHLFTHSPNSKVPTEMTEAYGENYEKMDGDIVVERTDGSKRISTRVYLDPPEIEVSDDILLTTDDGETMMSVLDDMLFDFDESKLKADAKEVLADIVKVLETLEDGTSIEIRGHTDSQGSEDYNLRLSEERAQSVMDFISENGSIDHLEFELKGYGQAKPVASNNNEDGRKRNRRVEIVINPNQ is encoded by the coding sequence ATGAAACAATCAATACCTTTAATTAGTACATTATTTATCCTTTTTGCTCTTATCCTTACGGGCTGTAATTCGGGGGAAGAAGTAGAAAAGATTGCTGAGAAGGAGCCACAACAACCTGAAGTAGTAGAAGAACCAGAGGAGACTCAGGATGAAGAAATAGAAGAAGTCATTGAAGAAGAAATAGCACCAGAAGCAAATTTAGGCGATTATGAGGTGGAAATGACGGCTATAGCTAAAGTGGACGGAGATATTATCCGTGTACTAGGGGAAAGTAATTTATTACCTGGCTCAAGAATTCGTGTCCATCTTGAATCGATAACAAGAACGGGTCTTCATGTTCCAATTAGTGATAACACAACCGTTGATGACCAAGGAAACTTTGAAGCTCGGATTAATCCATTAGACTCAAAAGAGTTTCGTCTTATCGTAAGTTTTCGTGCTAATCAACGAGATGAAGTTCTAGCTCATTACGGAGAGGGTAATGCCGAAATAGAAGGTCCCCTTGTTTATCGTGAGGAAAACAATGAAGGCGAAATTCAACAAATAGCAAAACTAGAAAAAGTCATTCAATTACAAGAAGATGTTACAGAGTTTTCTTTTGATATTCCAGAAAGAGTCGAGCGACCGGAAGATTATGGAGAAAATAACGTTTGGATAGAGGCAGAGATTAGAAATGATCATCGCTATATGTATGTTCATGGTCGTTCGAATTTATTGGAGGGAACAGGACTATTTGCTGAGTATTGGTATTCAGAAAATGATCATTTACCGCAAAATAATTCATTTAAACCATTAACCAATATTAATCCAGACGGAACATTTGAAATTATGGTTCGCTATACTTCACTTGGAAAAGAAGGTTTTGTTCATCTGTTTACACATAGTCCAAATAGTAAAGTTCCGACAGAAATGACAGAAGCTTATGGAGAAAATTATGAAAAAATGGACGGTGACATCGTTGTCGAGCGAACGGATGGTTCCAAGCGGATTTCCACACGTGTCTACCTCGATCCACCTGAAATAGAAGTCTCTGATGATATCCTATTAACAACAGATGATGGCGAGACGATGATGAGTGTACTAGATGATATGTTGTTTGACTTTGATGAAAGTAAATTGAAGGCTGATGCAAAAGAAGTGTTAGCAGATATAGTGAAAGTGTTAGAGACATTAGAGGATGGTACGAGCATAGAAATCCGAGGACACACGGATAGTCAAGGAAGTGAAGACTATAATTTAAGGTTATCAGAAGAACGAGCTCAATCTGTGATGGATTTTATTTCTGAAAATGGCTCTATTGACCATTTAGAATTTGAATTAAAAGGATATGGTCAAGCAAAACCTGTGGCCTCAAATAATAATGAAGATGGAAGAAAGAGAAACCGCCGTGTTGAAATCGTCATTAATCCAAACCAATAA
- a CDS encoding DUF4084 domain-containing protein yields the protein MMPTQKKTTLSFIFLVSYIILYYIWIIVWKHDETILTIGGNTLSIFAGIIATIWLLQARHRSTPSHRSFWLLLALGTSSFTIAELIWAYYENVLQMNVPFPGYPDLFYMLQALFFLAALVFLIFSKRHNTKLLTFVFDQSIIMIVAITFSWHFIIEPTLSSDGTIDGGVLVSLAYPIIDLALLFAAILLFFGISKDYLNGSVVFFMFLGFLLQSFADLVYLYIIMTSNYSSGNWIDPLFAGSIFLVGYCGIVSCRDENEDKVLTPNRFIESSRIALPYLLVLLLFTFMLVTDKLERGLHALEIGTLLAILLLIIRQIIVIIENRRLIQNLLYKTDELDLSEQRYKSLFEFHPDSAYSVNLQGDFTSANAACSNLLGYKKNELIGLSYSLFMNDIDRERVRAHLVKVMAGLPQRYDIQIHNREGTLYYMRITNIPIVVKNKVVGIFGIGKDITEQQKHEEKIKHLAYHDSLTGVANRMLFEKQVDEAIKEAKQKEERFAIVYLDLDHFKSVNDKLGHDIGDKLLINVSKRLQEVTRKTDTVARQGGDEFTLLVKGITQKQDIIRFAEKIVTTLQQPYRIDGHEIKSLPSIGISMFPFDDTTSEGLMKKADTAMYDVKQNGRGHYKFYDESEMTVSKMRKLEKDLRNALKRDELFLLYQPQVESITGQIVGVEALLRWNHPIMGIVSPVDFIPIAEQTGMIIPIGEWVFIEACKQIKLWTEQGYTLKVAVNLSPVQLQQDSIVERFLTILQEKHVNPNLIEFEITEETAIQNIEQVVPKLQTFKNNGITISIDDFGTGYSALSSLASFPISTLKIAREFTNQLERGNSNQTIVTSIIMLAKNLELAVIAEGVENESQAELLKDMQCDEMQGFLFGKPVTAKEIENQLKERPDMSS from the coding sequence ATGATGCCAACACAAAAGAAAACCACTCTGTCCTTTATTTTTCTCGTTTCCTATATCATTCTCTATTATATTTGGATTATTGTCTGGAAACACGACGAAACGATTCTTACTATTGGTGGTAATACCCTTTCTATTTTTGCGGGAATTATAGCAACGATTTGGCTACTACAAGCTCGTCATCGTAGTACCCCTTCACATCGTTCTTTTTGGCTATTACTCGCATTAGGAACAAGTAGTTTTACCATTGCCGAGCTTATTTGGGCTTATTATGAAAATGTGTTACAAATGAACGTCCCATTCCCTGGATATCCTGATTTATTTTATATGTTACAAGCTCTCTTTTTTCTTGCCGCACTCGTTTTTCTTATTTTCAGTAAAAGACATAATACAAAGCTACTAACGTTTGTATTTGATCAATCCATCATTATGATTGTTGCCATTACTTTTAGCTGGCATTTTATTATAGAACCAACCTTATCCTCTGATGGTACAATCGATGGAGGTGTCCTTGTTTCATTAGCTTATCCAATAATAGACCTGGCCTTACTTTTCGCAGCCATTCTATTGTTTTTTGGAATTAGCAAGGACTACTTGAATGGTTCTGTCGTATTCTTTATGTTTTTAGGATTTCTTCTTCAAAGCTTTGCTGATTTAGTGTATCTGTATATTATTATGACTAGCAACTATTCATCAGGGAATTGGATCGATCCATTATTTGCAGGAAGCATTTTTCTTGTTGGATATTGTGGCATCGTTTCATGTCGAGATGAAAATGAAGATAAAGTACTAACGCCTAATCGTTTCATTGAAAGTAGTCGCATCGCACTTCCATATTTGTTAGTTCTTTTATTGTTTACTTTCATGTTAGTTACCGATAAGTTGGAACGAGGACTACACGCACTAGAAATCGGGACACTATTGGCGATTCTTCTTCTTATCATTCGTCAAATTATTGTCATTATAGAAAACCGTCGTCTCATTCAAAATTTACTTTACAAAACTGATGAACTTGACCTCAGTGAACAACGATATAAGTCCCTTTTTGAATTTCATCCAGATTCAGCCTATTCCGTTAATTTACAAGGGGATTTCACTAGTGCGAATGCAGCCTGTTCAAATTTATTGGGATATAAAAAAAATGAACTTATAGGTCTATCGTATAGTCTTTTTATGAATGACATAGACCGCGAGCGTGTTAGAGCCCATCTTGTTAAAGTAATGGCTGGTCTACCGCAACGTTATGATATACAAATTCATAATCGTGAAGGGACTCTCTACTATATGAGAATTACGAATATCCCAATTGTTGTAAAAAACAAAGTTGTTGGGATTTTTGGGATAGGTAAAGATATCACAGAACAACAAAAACACGAAGAGAAAATTAAACATCTTGCCTATCATGACTCATTAACAGGTGTTGCGAATCGGATGTTATTTGAGAAACAAGTCGATGAAGCAATTAAAGAAGCAAAGCAAAAAGAAGAACGGTTTGCCATTGTATATCTTGATTTAGACCATTTTAAGTCGGTAAATGATAAGCTAGGACACGATATTGGTGATAAATTATTAATTAACGTTTCAAAACGTTTACAAGAAGTGACAAGAAAAACCGATACCGTGGCTAGACAAGGTGGAGACGAATTCACATTATTAGTTAAAGGAATTACCCAAAAGCAAGACATCATTCGTTTTGCTGAAAAAATTGTAACGACATTGCAACAACCGTATCGTATCGATGGCCATGAAATTAAAAGCCTTCCTAGTATAGGGATTTCAATGTTTCCATTCGACGATACAACGTCAGAAGGTTTAATGAAGAAAGCAGATACTGCAATGTATGATGTAAAACAAAATGGAAGAGGTCATTATAAGTTTTATGACGAAAGTGAAATGACGGTTTCAAAGATGCGAAAATTGGAAAAAGATTTACGAAATGCATTAAAAAGAGATGAGCTTTTTCTTCTATACCAACCACAAGTAGAATCAATAACAGGACAAATAGTCGGTGTGGAAGCCCTTTTACGCTGGAATCACCCTATTATGGGCATTGTTTCTCCTGTTGACTTTATTCCAATTGCTGAACAAACGGGAATGATTATTCCGATTGGTGAATGGGTGTTCATTGAGGCTTGCAAGCAAATAAAGTTGTGGACTGAACAAGGATACACTTTAAAAGTTGCAGTAAATTTATCACCTGTACAACTGCAACAAGATTCCATTGTTGAACGATTCTTAACCATCTTACAAGAAAAACATGTGAACCCAAATTTGATTGAATTTGAAATAACAGAAGAAACAGCGATTCAAAATATTGAACAAGTCGTTCCTAAATTACAAACCTTTAAAAATAATGGCATTACCATTTCCATCGATGACTTTGGAACGGGTTATTCAGCTTTATCAAGTCTAGCCTCTTTCCCTATATCGACTTTAAAAATTGCTCGTGAATTTACAAATCAATTAGAACGAGGCAATTCAAATCAAACCATTGTCACATCGATTATTATGCTAGCAAAGAATTTGGAGCTTGCCGTCATTGCAGAAGGTGTTGAAAATGAAAGCCAAGCTGAACTTCTAAAAGACATGCAATGTGATGAAATGCAAGGGTTTTTATTCGGAAAGCCAGTCACAGCAAAAGAGATTGAAAACCAACTAAAAGAAAGACCAGATATGTCTTCATAA
- a CDS encoding PRD domain-containing protein, which yields MKMRIFRILNNNAVVVIDGGQEKIVMGNGIAFQKKKNDIIAKAKIEKIFVVHDQSSEKFQQLLATLPEKHIELAEQIISYAEGHLEEPLNDHIHIALTDHLSFALERLEQGFPIKNKLTNEIKLLYKKEFEIGLWAKDLIKHEVGFDIPLDEAAHIALHIHTAKIGGHSMSESLERASILRDFVEKVESYMGVTIEETSINYQRLITHLRFALHRMEQGTDFDPIDEDMLSLIQIKYKKAYECSTQVAGFLQQEYGIVFPPSEIAYISLHIQRLSQK from the coding sequence ATTAAGATGCGGATCTTTCGAATTTTAAATAATAATGCTGTTGTTGTGATTGACGGGGGACAGGAAAAAATAGTAATGGGTAACGGCATTGCCTTTCAAAAGAAGAAAAATGACATCATTGCAAAAGCGAAAATTGAAAAAATATTTGTAGTGCATGACCAATCTTCTGAAAAGTTTCAACAATTATTAGCAACATTGCCTGAAAAACATATTGAGTTAGCCGAACAGATTATTAGTTACGCAGAAGGACATCTAGAAGAACCGTTAAATGACCATATTCATATTGCGCTGACAGACCATTTATCATTTGCCTTAGAACGGCTTGAACAAGGATTTCCAATTAAAAACAAACTAACAAATGAAATAAAATTATTGTACAAAAAAGAATTTGAAATCGGACTTTGGGCAAAGGATTTGATTAAACATGAGGTCGGATTCGATATTCCACTAGATGAAGCAGCTCATATTGCTCTTCATATTCATACAGCTAAAATTGGTGGACATTCGATGAGTGAATCCCTTGAGCGAGCATCAATATTGCGAGATTTTGTTGAGAAAGTAGAGTCCTATATGGGTGTGACGATTGAAGAAACAAGCATTAATTATCAACGGCTAATCACGCATCTTCGTTTTGCGTTACACCGAATGGAACAAGGAACTGATTTTGACCCGATTGATGAGGATATGCTGAGCTTAATTCAAATCAAATATAAAAAAGCGTATGAGTGTTCTACACAAGTGGCAGGCTTTTTACAGCAAGAATATGGGATTGTATTTCCACCTTCTGAAATTGCTTATATTTCACTTCATATCCAAAGATTGTCACAAAAATAA